ACATGCTATGCATGTACGCAAGGCTACTAAAGTCACCAGATTCAATCTGCTTCCTGGTCTTGCTGTATATATTCTGCATGGCCAGCGCCGTATAATGGAGTGCATATGAGGTGGCCAGCAGAGGCAGAATGCGGATTTGCACCGTTGGATAGTCAAGTACTGGGAGCTCAGCACTGTTCGAGCCACCGTCGCGGTCTGAGAATTGGCGTCGGACGGAGGTATACCGGACTGCGACTGTGACTGCACGCGCGAGAACGAGTCTAGCGTGTTGGATAATTTTAGAGCGCATGTATGTCAGTGTACCGTAGACGACAGCGGATTGCTCTGGTTTTGTGTATCGCCCGGTTTCTGGATCGACTTTGGAGTAGCGAGATAGCATTGCGGAATGGGGAATTCTACATATGTCAGATACAGCCAGATACTTTCATGGAGATGCACTCACCTGAAGTTGTTAAACAGCATATACGCGTTATCCATCGTCGCATACCCATACTTTGGTCCAATATCCCCAATCACAATCCCGTCGAATGGCAGATGCGTCTTCGTGTCTCTCACTTGGACCATGAATGGATGAGGGCCGTACGACACATACTCCGTTCCATCTGAACCGTCACTGCCTGTTGGATCAGGAAGCAGAAGCTGTGCAACGACAATGGCATGGTTCGCCGTCCGGCCCAACGTCCCATTCCACCATTTACTCGCCGTCAAAGTCGGACTATGCAGGACGAACTCCTTCGTGCGCGGATCATATCGAGCTTGCAATTCCAGCCCACGGACATTACTCCCATGCCCAAGTTCTGTTTGGGCGTAGGCACCGATAATCCTCCACCCTTCTATCTTAGGGAGCCAGTACGCGCGCTGTTCATCATTTGCCTGTTCCCGGATCGTAGTGATAAACATGCCCATGTGCAGCATGTACGGCGAGACATCGTCGACTAAATACTCAGCCGTTTCATGTTCTTCTTGTGTCCATTTATGCTTATCAGCGAGACGGCGGAGAAGTTTCCCCCGCGCAAGGGCAAGTTTGAATCGATCTGGTCGTGAGATATTCTGCTGGTGCGATTTGTTAAGCAGCGGCTCATTTTGTACTACCTGCAGGACTTTAGATTGCCGAGAAAGAAATCCATCACTGCCCAGTAGGTGGCTTGCAAGCTCGTCAACTGGGACGTTTGACTGCGCTCGTTCGCGAGCCAGGAGCTCAGGGCCGTCCGGCTTGCTGGGGCGAAGGGTATCTGTGAAGTCGGGCATGTCGAGTGATGCAAGCAATGCATTTGATATTCACAATTCTTTCGAGTTTCAATCTCAGTTACCAGCGAGCCAATATATCTTCTCCACCTCGGGTGGTGCGATGCATATCCGAGGGTAGATGTATACAAATGGCCGACTGCCGGCCGGCACTCGGTGAATTTCCAAGAATGGAATCCGATGGAGCAATCGATCGGTAATGATTTTGGAGTCCTGGTATAAATCCATTTACCGAGATCTGACTGCGATAAGTGTCTATTCATCACATTGAGCTGCATGGATTACAAGAGCAAGCACCAGCAGGTCGGCCCTGGTGACCGTACCCTAACTGTCCCACGGCACGACGGCGACAATGTACTTCCAAACCTACCGATATCTGACAGGTTGCTCCGCTTTGCGCATCGACAGCCTCCGCGAGCTGCAATCAGGGATCTTAATGCGGGGGTTGAGAAGACGTATCTACAACTTATTACCGATGCACTCGCTCTTAGACGGGCGTTGAGAGAAAATCTTAGTCCGACGACACAGAAGCAGCTGGACGAAGACCAGGAAGTATTTATTGCCCTGATAGCACCTGGAGGATATGAATATGCAGTCGCCTTCATAGCTATCCTGACACTTGGTGCCGCTGTGGTCCCGATAAGTCAGTTCTCATCCCACATCCATACCTTCTATACTAACAAACCCCAGCAACGGCCCTTCCAGTCCAGGAAGCCAAATCCCTTGTTCTACGAGCACAATGCGTCGCAATTATATCCTCGAACAATGCGACAGCCCTCACCAAGGGCGTCGTCCAAGCAGTCGGAACGAACCTCCCCCACCTCACAATCTCCCAACATCTCCAGCCAACCCCCCTAAACGCGCACTCCATAACAGTGTCATCAAACCCTATACCCAACATGAACTCCGCCGCACTCGTAATATTCACCTCAGGCACAACCGGCCCACCCAAAGGCGCCGTCCAACGACGGAGCTACATCCTCGGCGCAGCCGAAGACGTCGCAGACCAGTACCGTCTTACGGAAGCTGATACAGTCCAGCATCTCCTACCCGTTCACCATGCAACAGGGATCGGGCTGaccttcctccccttcctgCTCTCCGGTGCATGCATCGAGTTCCGCAGCGGGAGCTTCGATCCGGCTTGGACGTGGGAGCGTTGGTCGAAGGGTGGATTAAGCGTATTCTCGGGGGTACCCACAATCTATACCAGAATGATGCGGTACTTTGAATCCCATATCGCAAGGCTAccaccagcccagcaggAACCGTATATCCAGGGTGCTCGGAAACTACGGGTCTTACTCTGCGGGACGTCTGCGCTGCCTGGACCGGTTCAGCAATTCTGGACGAGGATTCTAGCTGGAAACCCGATTCTCACGCGGTACGGAGGGACGGAGTTCCATGCTGTGCTGAAGGCTGATATTGATGGGTCGTCGCCGTTAAATAGTGTGGGACGGGTGTCGCCGGGGGTTGATCTGAAGTTGGATCAAGAGGGGATGGTTCTTGTTAAGGGGCCGCATCTTTTTGCGAAGTATGTTTCTCCCATAACTTACATATTGAAGCTCATGCCTTGCTAAGGTAATGTATTGGATTGACTGACGGATTGGATGAACCCTGCAGATATCTTAATGACCCCgccgcaacagctgcagcgCATGACGCAGAAGGATACTTCATAACCGGCGACATTGCGAGACGCGAAGGGCCGAACTATTTCATCCTCGGCAGGGCATCGATCGACATTATAAAGAGCGGCGGGTATAAGCTGTCCGCATTGGACATCGAGCGGGAGATCCTAGGGCTAGACTATATAGGGGAGGTcatggtggttggtgttgacgacgaggagTATGGACAGCGAGTTGCCGCTGCTGTTACATTGAAGGATGGGAGAACGACATTATCGCTTGAGCAGTTGAGGGCGGATTTGAGAGGGGTGCTTGCTGGGTATAAGATGCCGACTGTGCTGAGGGTGCTGGAGGGGGAGATTCCGAAGAGTGGGACGGGGAAGGTGCAGAAGAAGATTCTGGGTCCGAAGTATTTTCCTCCTGGATGGAGGGGAGAAGGTGGAATTCAATTTTGGGAGAAAAGAGATACGCAGGTTCGGGCGAAGTTGTAGACTTTCCTTATATAGACATTGTAGTTGAAATTCAGACATCTAGTTACACCTCGAGCGCTGTATGGCAGTGCACTACTTCCAAGGCAAATCTGATATTTAAAACACCTATGTATACTTAGGCTGTCTAgatcttcgccttcgccggTGCAGATGTGTGTCTTCCATGGACATAGCTAATCCGCTGGAACTTTTCAATGGCCTCACCCCAAAGCTCCGCCCTCAATGCTGCATACACCCTATAAATCTCGTTAGCACTGCACTAAGCAAGCTCggaaaagaaacataccCCATCTTCGCTTTTGGAGCCCACTTCCTGCCCATCTCCAGCGCGGCATCCAGCATCTGCTCCGGCTCCGCAACAGCTTGGACAATGCCATCCTGTAGCGCCTCCTTCCCGGTCCACCGATGCGCCTCAAGTAGCATCTTGGATGCAATATCAGGTCGCAGCTTCAAACGCGGAAGCGACCCGATCCCGTCGAAATGGAGACCTAGGTTGACAGGGGGCATGGAGAGAAAGCCGCGTTTGGCGTTCATAATTCGGTAATCGTGCGCAAGAGCGAATGGACATGCTCCGCCGAAGGTGTGACCTGTTAACAGGGCAATCGTGGGGAATGGGAAGTCCAGGACAGTGTGGACGAGCTGAGAAAACACGCATTAGAGCCATTGGCGACATAGAGGGTGGTGGAGGCACGAAATACCGGGTAGAAGCCATCAGAGTTAGCGAATGGGTTTTTGTCTGATTCATCGAGTTCCAGGCCCTGATACCTGCCAGTCAATATCTAGCAATACCTTTTCCTTGCCGGTATAGGTTCAATCACGTACTGTACACCAGAACTTCGCATCGCTTCCGCGCGTGATAACTGCTCCTTCACTGTCCGGACCAAGTATTTTCTCTACGGTCCGGAATGCACGAATGATCTCCTGGCAGTACCAGGTGTTCAACCGGTTCTCCGGTGGCTTTTGCATGGTGATGACGAACACATTGCCGTGTCGCTCGAGTGAGAGGTTGCGGAACGTTCCTACTTCAGACATAGTGCATATATGGTAGGACTGAGACAATATTAGGTCGTTGTAAAGTGTTATAATTAAAAAGCATCTAGAATAATGCGACCGAGGTCAGTCTGTGTACAGAGCACCCTCCCATGTCGGTTCTCGATGCAAATCGCCGACAGCCGAAATGCGGGGGCTCCATCTGAAGTTATCCGAATGCCGCATCGACCGCGGGGCTGGTACATAATTGCTGGAAACGGTGGCGACGTCATATTCAGCAGTTACGGCGCCCTGAATTCTTTTGTAATTGGTTCTACTACTAGGTGCTAAATCATGATATCGCCGTATATATCGCAGTCGTTGAGCAGCCAGTCTCCGATTCCATCATACTGTAACTGAAAGAGCCCGTCATCTAACGCGTTTTGGCTGTTAAGCTCGGGCAAGTCGCTGACTGGATCAAATAGACCACCAGCTGGCAGGCTGTCCACCATTGCCGTAGCATTCCCACGCGTGCGCGAGGATACTGGGGCCAGGGGTCCCTGGCTCCCCCGGTGCCCTATGGACCCAGTATCTTCTACTCCAGCACTGCCGTTGTGCGTCGTCGAACGCATGAAGACTTCCCAGGCCCAGGTGAGACCAGGCCCAAGTGTATCAAAAAATACCTGATGTTCATCCGGAAGACTGGGTGCCTCAACAACATGGGTATCAGCAGCTGGCAAAGTCTGCTGTTTGTCGGAAATGGTTCTCAAGACTCTGAGGGGTGCCATCGCTGACGGCCACCGTTTGGCGAGCTGTTCAAGGGACGAATCTATTGTCTGCATTCCTGGCGCAGCCTTTGACCACAAGAGTGGAATTCTTCTGCATGATAGCATTCCAATGCCGGTAGCCAGAAGATAAAACGTAAATATCGATCCCAGATACTGGATCTCATCACGAGCAAGAAAGTCTTCAAAGATTGCAACGACGTAGGCGGATGCAAGAATGGCCGCAGCTGACGGGGCATAGTGCGCCGACGGCGACCGACAGAGAATTATCAGGCAAACGAAATATGGAACGTGAAGTTGTCTCGCCTCAAAATTGTAGGGCGAAAGAGGCTTCTCGGCACTGGACACCTCAGAATCGAGATCTACACTGGTAAAAAGTCGCAACGACTGTGGTAGTCCATGAATCCATCGCTGGAGGGACTTGCTAACCGATTGCCTTGTGCGACGCGTCAGGGAGTCCCTCCGGCAGCACTGGGTCAAATGACCAAGGATAGAACAAATTTCCACGTATGAGATGAACAGATCGGGCCTATGGCTCGAATCCCGAAAGTCTTCTATACGTGGTGGCGCTAGTTCACTGTCGCAGAGATTGACTGCGAGTGGTCTGCCCTGTCCAGCAGATATCAAGCAGTCCCTTGCCTGCGGCCTTGTCAGTAAGTCCACCGATAGCAGACAGAGCAACTCACAAATAAGCTCCACCATAGCCGTCGCCGTAAAGCTTTTCCTTCGGTATTTGACGGCTCCTTGTGAAGACCTATCTGATGTGCCAACCCAATGCCTACATATCGCCAAAAGCTGCTTGTATTCGTT
This genomic interval from Aspergillus puulaauensis MK2 DNA, chromosome 7, nearly complete sequence contains the following:
- a CDS encoding enoyl-CoA hydratase/isomerase family protein (COG:I;~EggNog:ENOG410PJUS;~InterPro:IPR001753,IPR029045;~PFAM:PF16113,PF00378;~go_function: GO:0003824 - catalytic activity [Evidence IEA]); amino-acid sequence: MSEVGTFRNLSLERHGNVFVITMQKPPENRLNTWYCQEIIRAFRTVEKILGPDSEGAVITRGSDAKFWCTGLELDESDKNPFANSDGFYPLVHTVLDFPFPTIALLTGHTFGGACPFALAHDYRIMNAKRGFLSMPPVNLGLHFDGIGSLPRLKLRPDIASKMLLEAHRWTGKEALQDGIVQAVAEPEQMLDAALEMGRKWAPKAKMGVYAALRAELWGEAIEKFQRISYVHGRHTSAPAKAKI
- a CDS encoding uncharacterized protein (COG:K;~EggNog:ENOG410PHGV;~InterPro:IPR036864,IPR007219,IPR001138;~PFAM:PF04082;~TransMembrane:2 (o459-480i487-505o);~go_function: GO:0000981 - DNA-binding transcription factor activity, RNA polymerase II-specific [Evidence IEA];~go_function: GO:0003677 - DNA binding [Evidence IEA];~go_function: GO:0008270 - zinc ion binding [Evidence IEA];~go_process: GO:0006351 - transcription, DNA-templated [Evidence IEA];~go_process: GO:0006355 - regulation of transcription, DNA-templated [Evidence IEA]); this translates as MVMAGVYEPPRLRASTACVACNKKKVRCIFGENDNKCRNCLRHQWPCFQRAPKRRGRQPGYARREGRKQLTPPDAQVSPEASSILLSAAQEITPPTTTWSLASETALKDYDARPARSNVDGIWNPYTSITATGGFMERNDYFRDTDSITNDEGALPISPAETLSEDDVQLLRLQRAFDIPPRAVRESLIDTFMKRCAPWMPIVERSWLQDIDNNTPSILLLQAVFLAASRVTSAPAVASYASSHEFYRRAKALFYSGWEKNPLTVVAAVCVLHWYNPECPEHVSTNTSSFWRYVGIGLAHQIGLHKEPSNTEGKALRRRLWWSLFARDCLISAGQGRPLAVNLCDSELAPPRIEDFRDSSHRPDLFISYVEICSILGHLTQCCRRDSLTRRTRQSVSKSLQRWIHGLPQSLRLFTSVDLDSEVSSAEKPLSPYNFEARQLHVPYFVCLIILCRSPSAHYAPSAAAILASAYVVAIFEDFLARDEIQYLGSIFTFYLLATGIGMLSCRRIPLLWSKAAPGMQTIDSSLEQLAKRWPSAMAPLRVLRTISDKQQTLPAADTHVVEAPSLPDEHQVFFDTLGPGLTWAWEVFMRSTTHNGSAGVEDTGSIGHRGSQGPLAPVSSRTRGNATAMVDSLPAGGLFDPVSDLPELNSQNALDDGLFQLQYDGIGDWLLNDCDIYGDIMI
- a CDS encoding uncharacterized protein (COG:I;~EggNog:ENOG410PJY4;~InterPro:IPR000873,IPR020845,IPR042099,IPR025110;~PFAM:PF00501,PF13193), with protein sequence MDYKSKHQQVGPGDRTLTVPRHDGDNVLPNLPISDRLLRFAHRQPPRAAIRDLNAGVEKTYLQLITDALALRRALRENLSPTTQKQLDEDQEVFIALIAPGGYEYAVAFIAILTLGAAVVPITTALPVQEAKSLVLRAQCVAIISSNNATALTKGVVQAVGTNLPHLTISQHLQPTPLNAHSITVSSNPIPNMNSAALVIFTSGTTGPPKGAVQRRSYILGAAEDVADQYRLTEADTVQHLLPVHHATGIGLTFLPFLLSGACIEFRSGSFDPAWTWERWSKGGLSVFSGVPTIYTRMMRYFESHIARLPPAQQEPYIQGARKLRVLLCGTSALPGPVQQFWTRILAGNPILTRYGGTEFHAVLKADIDGSSPLNSVGRVSPGVDLKLDQEGMVLVKGPHLFAKYLNDPAATAAAHDAEGYFITGDIARREGPNYFILGRASIDIIKSGGYKLSALDIEREILGLDYIGEVMVVGVDDEEYGQRVAAAVTLKDGRTTLSLEQLRADLRGVLAGYKMPTVLRVLEGEIPKSGTGKVQKKILGPKYFPPGWRGEGGIQFWEKRDTQVRAKL
- a CDS encoding uncharacterized protein (COG:I;~EggNog:ENOG410PWIH;~InterPro:IPR029320,IPR012258,IPR002655,IPR037069, IPR009100,IPR036250;~PFAM:PF01756,PF14749;~go_component: GO:0005777 - peroxisome [Evidence IEA];~go_function: GO:0003997 - acyl-CoA oxidase activity [Evidence IEA];~go_function: GO:0016627 - oxidoreductase activity, acting on the CH-CH group of donors [Evidence IEA];~go_function: GO:0050660 - flavin adenine dinucleotide binding [Evidence IEA];~go_function: GO:0071949 - FAD binding [Evidence IEA];~go_process: GO:0006631 - fatty acid metabolic process [Evidence IEA];~go_process: GO:0006635 - fatty acid beta-oxidation [Evidence IEA];~go_process: GO:0055114 - oxidation-reduction process [Evidence IEA]) gives rise to the protein MPDFTDTLRPSKPDGPELLARERAQSNVPVDELASHLLGSDGFLSRQSKVLQVVQNEPLLNKSHQQNISRPDRFKLALARGKLLRRLADKHKWTQEEHETAEYLVDDVSPYMLHMGMFITTIREQANDEQRAYWLPKIEGWRIIGAYAQTELGHGSNVRGLELQARYDPRTKEFVLHSPTLTASKWWNGTLGRTANHAIVVAQLLLPDPTGSDGSDGTEYVSYGPHPFMVQVRDTKTHLPFDGIVIGDIGPKYGYATMDNAYMLFNNFRIPHSAMLSRYSKVDPETGRYTKPEQSAVVYGTLTYMRSKIIQHARLVLARAVTVAVRYTSVRRQFSDRDGGSNSAELPVLDYPTVQIRILPLLATSYALHYTALAMQNIYSKTRKQIESGDFSSLAYMHSMSSGLKSLCTTLAADGIETCRRALGGHGFGGGSGLIQLNNDYLSKPTVEGDNWMITQQTAAYMIKKMAAAVGSQSAATDEIDVQFGTYLPLVQSSDNGDCKYDIFGNDQDLARSFQHRATALAYNVYQERVIKKRPWTSLMTQFHKLSKAQSQSILVTQFYEALSTSKDLSNSSLVVLWDLYRLFALCTLEADRYEFFTCNAASRSQLDEIPNKVNEIMTRIRRHAVRLVDSWSIPDYLLDSALGRYDGRVYEDLFNRAHRLNPLNKLTVNPNYWEDEIVKGGDDLKSITSKL